The genomic interval GGGAATCGCACCCCGCCCTGAAGACGTTTGTGGTTGCCGGCGAACCGGCGTGCGCATTCTAGCAGCGGCATGCACCGCAGCGCGGCCGAGGGGCGCGCCACTGGCAGGACGCTGCGTCGTGTCGGGAAATTCCCGATGGCCCGCCATGTGAAGAATAAGTTAAGGTCCGCGCCGCGACAGGACACGTCGCTTTTTCGCCTCGCAACGAGGCGAAGACACGGACATCAATTCGGAGAGAAACACCCAATGCGCAACACCCTGATTCTGGCTGCCATGCTGGCGGCCGCACCGTTTGCCGCCCATGCCGAAGGCCTGAGCTACAGCTACGTCGAAGGCGGCTGGAACCGTACCGACATCAACGTCGACGAGACGTCCGAGGACATCGACGGCGGCTACCTGCGCGGTTCCTGGCAGATCGCCGAGCCGGTGTACGTGTTCGCCGGCTATCAGCGCGACAGCGACGATTTCACCGTCGCCACGCTCTACTCCAGCAAGGTCACCGTGCAGCAGGCCAGCCTGGGCATCGGCTACCGCCAGGAAATGACCGAGCGCGTGGACTTCACCGCCGACGTCAGCGTGCTGCGGGTGAAGGCCGAGGCCGATCTGCGCGAAAACGGCCGCCGTCTGGCCCGCGCATCCGACTCCAACACGCTGGGCACGATCAACGTCGGCCTGCGCGGCAAGCCCTCCCCGCGTACCGAAGCCTGGGTGAAGGCCGGCTACATCGACGGCAGCGACGTGGACCAGGGCGAGTTCGTCGGCACCGTCGGCGGCCAGGTCAACTTCACCCGCACCTGGGGCCTGGTCGGCGAAGTGGAGTTCATCGACAACGCCAACCAGTACAAGGTCGGCGTGCGCGCCAGCTTCTGATCCGGCGCGTCGCGCCGTGATCGCGCGAAGGGCACGCATGCGCATACCGCATGCGTGCCCTTCGTATTTGTGGATCTGCCGCCGCCGCGCTCAGCGCGTCGCGGGCGTGTAGCGCAAGCGCAGATCCTGCCCCAGTTGCGCCACGTCGCGCAGCTGCAGCTCCTGACGCTGCGCCATCGTGTCGATGCCCAGCCCGGCCAGCAGCGGACGTGCGGCATCGCCGAGCAGCAGCGGCGCCAGGTACAGCAACAGCTCGTCGGCCAGGCCGGCGCGCAGCAGCGCGCCGCTCAGGGTCGCGCCGGCCTCGACCTGCACCTCGTTGATGCCGCGCGCGGCGAGCAGTTGCAGCACCGCGTGCAGATCGAAGCGGCCCGCCTGCAACGCGACTTCAGCGAACTCGACCCCAGGCAGCGATGGTGGCGCCATGCCCGGCGCATGCAAATACAGGGTCGGCGCTGCCGCATCGCGCACCTTGGCCTGCTGCAGCGTGCGCAGCTGCGCATCCAGCACCACGCGCAACGGCGGCACGGCCTCGGCGCCATCGCCCAGGCGTACCGTCAGCGACGGATCGTCGGCCAGCACGGTGCCGGCGCCGGTGAGGATCGCCCCGGCGCGCGCGCGCCAGCGCTGCACGTCCTGGCGCGCGGGCGCGCCGGTGATCCACTTCGACTCGCCGCTGGCCAGCGCGGTGCGCCCATCCAGGCTGGCGCCGAGCTTGATCCGCAGCCACGGCCGGCCGCGTTCCACGCGCGATAGGAAACCGCGATTCAACGCGCGCGCCTGCGCGTCCATCAGCCCGGAGCGAACCTCGATGCCGGCCTCGCGCAGCAGCGCGAAACCACCGCCGTTGACCTGC from Xanthomonas sp. DAR 34887 carries:
- a CDS encoding outer membrane beta-barrel protein, which encodes MRNTLILAAMLAAAPFAAHAEGLSYSYVEGGWNRTDINVDETSEDIDGGYLRGSWQIAEPVYVFAGYQRDSDDFTVATLYSSKVTVQQASLGIGYRQEMTERVDFTADVSVLRVKAEADLRENGRRLARASDSNTLGTINVGLRGKPSPRTEAWVKAGYIDGSDVDQGEFVGTVGGQVNFTRTWGLVGEVEFIDNANQYKVGVRASF
- the ribD gene encoding bifunctional diaminohydroxyphosphoribosylaminopyrimidine deaminase/5-amino-6-(5-phosphoribosylamino)uracil reductase RibD, which translates into the protein MSADVMSEFSADDHRHMAQALRLAERGAYTTRPNPMVGCVIVRDGEVVGEGFHQRAGGPHAEVFALRDAGARARGATAYVTLEPCAHYGRTPPCALALIEAGVTRVVAAMADPFPQVNGGGFALLREAGIEVRSGLMDAQARALNRGFLSRVERGRPWLRIKLGASLDGRTALASGESKWITGAPARQDVQRWRARAGAILTGAGTVLADDPSLTVRLGDGAEAVPPLRVVLDAQLRTLQQAKVRDAAAPTLYLHAPGMAPPSLPGVEFAEVALQAGRFDLHAVLQLLAARGINEVQVEAGATLSGALLRAGLADELLLYLAPLLLGDAARPLLAGLGIDTMAQRQELQLRDVAQLGQDLRLRYTPATR